Sequence from the Candidatus Edwardsbacteria bacterium genome:
GGGCTGGCCCAAAAGGGCATCAAGCACGGCGACAAGGTGGCCATCATCGGGGAGAACTGCCCGGAGTGGGTGGAGAGCTATATCGCGGTGGCCAGTCTGGGGGCCATCCTGGTGCCGCTGGACACCCAGCTGAAGGCCCAGGAGATCCGCCACATCCTGACCGATTCCGAGGCGGTGGCCCTGATCGCCTCCAATAATTTCAAGGAGGTGACCGACGAGGCCACCGGCAAGCTGCCCAGCCTGAAGCAGACCTTTTCCATGAACAACCTGTCAAGCCTTTACGAGCCGCCCGAGCCCAAGACCCTCAAGCGGCAGGTGCAGCTGGACGACCTGGCGGCCGTCATCTACACCTCGGGCACCACCGGGCAGTCCAAGGGGGTGATGCTCTCCAACCGGAACATCATGTCCGACGTGGACGGGAGCTACCAGGTATTCGACCACGATCATCACGACAATTTCATCTCGGTGCTTCCCCTGCACCACACCTTCGAAGCCACCGCCGGGATGCTGGTGCCGCTGTACGTGGGCGCCACCATCACCTACGCCCAGTCCCTCAAGTCACGGGACATCATCAACGACATCCGGGACAGCCAGGCCACCATGATGGTGGGCGTCCCCCTGCTGTTCGAGAAGATGTACCAGGGGGTGATGAGGGCGGTAAAAGAAAAACCCCTGCTGACCCGGATGGCCTTCTCCACCTCCAACGGGATCGTCAAATCCATCAAGTCCCTCACCGGGAAAAAGGCCGGGGGCAAGGTGTTTCATTCCCTGCGGGAGAAGGCCGGGATGTCCAGCCTGAGGCTGCTGGTCTCGGGCGGAGCGGCCCTCAATGTCGAGGTGGGAAAGGGCTTCGAGACCCTGGGATTCGAGATCGTCCAGGGCTACGGCCTGACCGAATCCTCCCCGGTGCTGACCATCAACACCGTCAAGAATCCGGACCACGCCTCGGTGGGGGCGCCCATCACCTGCGTGGAACTGAAGATACTGGAGCCCGACGCCAACGGCATCGGCGAGATCGCGGCCAGGGGGCCCAATATCATGCTGGGCTATTACCGGAACCCCAAGGCCACCGAGGCGGTGATCAGGGACGGCTGGCTGCTGACCGGAGACCTGGGATACATCGACCAGCGGGGCTGCCTGTTCATCACCGGCCGGGCCAAGAACCTTATAGTCTCGGCGGCCGGCAAGAACATCTACCCCGAGGAGATCGAAGCTCAGCTGCTGGCCAGCCCCTATATCGCCGAGGTGCTGGTGGTGGGCGAGAAAAATCCCCAGACCGACCGGGAGGAGGTCCATGCCATGATCTATCCCAATTACGAGGCCTTTGACGAATATGCCGCCAGACACAAGATGACCATGGACACCGCCCAGATAGAGAAGATCCTGAAGGATGAGGTCAAGCACCAGTGCGGCCACCTGGCCGATTACAAGCGGGTCAAACACTTCTCCGTAAGGGAGGAGGAGTTCCCCAAGACCACCACCCGCAAGATCAAACGCTACCTGTTCGTGGGCAAGAAGGTCAACGTCTAAACGAAAAACGATAATATAATCTCCCAAATATCGGAGGCAGGAAAAGTATGTTGTTCGCCAAAAAGAAGGAAGACAAGGCTCAGGCCAATCCCCTGGAACAGATGAAGAAGGAGGAGGCCGAGGTCATCGCCCAGGTGGAGCAGGGCCGCCGCAGCTACACCTCCCTGGACCAGCTGATAGCCGAGCGCAAGAAAACCATGGACGAGATAAACTCCCGCCTGGCCGAGTCGCTGGGCGAGGAGATGTCCATGTCCCAGAGGATGGACGATGCCAAGGCCAAGCTGGACGAGGTCAACAAGAAGCTGGATGAGAGGTCCAAGGAGGATTCCAACCTGGCCACCAAGATCTGGGAGAAGCGGGCCGAACTGCTCAACGTCAACCAGCAGATGGACGAGGCCAAAAAGACCGCCGATGCCGCAGTCCAAAAGAGCGAATCCCTGCAGGCGGACATCATGCTGCTGGAACAGCAGGCGGCCGAAGGCCAGAGCCAGGCGGACAAATGGAAGAAGGAGCTGGTGGCCCTGGAGAAGGAGATCAGCCAGAAGCGCCAGGAACAGGAGACGGTGGTCTCCCAGTTCGCCGAGAAGGAAAAGACCCTGGCCGAGTTCCAGGAACGGCGCCAGTCATTGCTGGACCAAGAGAAGGAACTGGGAGGGGCGGTGGAGGATCTCAATGCCCGGATGAAGGAGCTTCAGGTCAAGATAGACCAGGCCCAGGACAAGCAGGCCCAGATACTTTCGGACCTGACGGCGGCCGAGCAGGAGAAGAACGATCTTTTATCCCAAAGCGAATCTTTCAAGTCGGAGACCAAGCAATTGGAGGAGACGGTCAACCTCCTGAAGACCCAGAAAGAAGAGCTGGAAAATGGTATCGCCGAGATCAGGAGCTCCGAGGCCCAGGTGGTGGAGCGCCACGAGAGCCTGAAAAAGGAGGAGGATGCCATAAGGGAAAGGCTTGAGGGTCTGACCAAGCAGGAGGCCAGCGTCTCCACCAAGATGGAGGCGCTGAACGGCGGCCTCAAGGAGGCCGAGGAGAAACTGCAGGCCGTGGTCAAGGAGCAGCACGAGCGGAAGCAACAGCTGGACAAGCTGTCCGAGGAACTGGCAGCCAAGGGAAAGGATCTGGCGGAGAAGCAGGGCCGTCTGGAGGAGATCGAGCTGGATATCGACCTGAAGGCCGAGGAGCAGGCCAATGCCGCCAAATCCCTGGAGGAGGTCCAGGCCGGAGTTTTAAGGGCCGAGACCGAACAGGCGGAATCCCAGCAAAATATACAAGAATTGAACCAGGCCATAGAGGAAAAACAAAAACGGGTGTCCGAGCTGGAGCAGGAGGAGGCCCAGAAGCAGCACGAGGTCGAGGCCATCCGCGAACTGGAGACCAGCCTGAACAATCTAAAACAGCAGATATCCCAGGCCGAGGCCAGGCGCGACGAGATCAGCACCCAGATCCTGACCTCCGAGGAGAAGGTGCCGGAATTGCTGTCCAGCCAGAAGGAGCTGGAGTCCCAGGTGGAGAAACTGGCCAAGAAAGAAGAGAAGCTGGCCCAGAAGGTGGAAGAGCTGGAAGGCAAACGCAACCAGCTAAAGGAGCAGAACGAAGAATTGGCCGGCCAAAAGAAGGGGCTGGAAGAGGGTCTGAAACAGCTGGAGGAGCAGAGCCGCCATTTGGACGATATCCGGAAGCAGGTGGAGGATCTGGAGAACCAGCGCAAAGAGGCGGACGGACAATTGTCTGAACTTCGCGGCCAGAAGGAGCAGGTGGACGAGGAATACAAGCGGAAACAGGAGCAGCTGGGTAATTTCCAGAACGAGGTGAGATCGCTGGAGGATAAAAAGGCCGAATTGGAGAACAGCCACGGCCAGCTAAAACAGGAAATATCCCAGATGGAGCAGCAAAGGAACCAACTGCAGGAATTCCTGTCCCAAAAGCAGGACCTGAGCCGGGAGGCCGAGGAGATCAAGTCGAACATCGCAACCCTGCGGACCGAACTGGAGACCTCGCAGCAGAAGGTGCAGGAGCTGCGGGAATCGGAACAGCAGCTGTCGGCCAGCGTCCATGACAATCAGAACGACCTGAGAAGTCTGGAAAAGGCTGTGGAGAAGAAAAGGGCCGAGGAGGAGGAGATAAAACAGCGGATCGCCAATGCCGAAAGGTCCAACCAGGAGATCATGGCCCTGATGAACCAGATAGACGACAGGAAACAGCAGATGGGCGAACTGGAACAGCAGGTGGCCCTGCTGCAGCAGGAGGAATCCCGGCTGCTGCGGGAGCGGGACGAGAGGGAAAAGCTGGAGGCCCGGCGCAAGGAGGAGGAGAGGGCGGCCTTCCTCCGGATAAAGGCCAAGGGACGTCCGGTGACCGGACTGTCGCAATCAGGTCCTGTTTCCAAACCGGCGGAAACCACAGTTCAGGAAAAGGAAGAAGAACCAGAGGTTCAGGAGAAACCCCAGCCTGTGGCCACCAAACAGCCGATGCCGCTGATGGCCAAACCCAAGCTGGCTCCCATCAAAACCGCCCAGGAGGCTCATCCGCCCTCATTGCTGCCGGCCAGGGAAAGACCCCTGCTGCCCAGACAGCCTCTGCTGTCCCCCAGGCCTGAGGAAAGACCGATCCCCAAGGCGGCTTTGGCCCTCAAACAGGCGGTCAACCCCTTTGCCAAGCCTGCCCTGACACCCAGGCCGGCGCCGGCCCCGTTGCTGAAAAAGGAGACCCCTTCGTCCGATCATCCTTTGTTAAAACCGCCGGCCCACAAGTCACTGCTCAAGCCGGCGGCCGATAAGGACAAACCGGCCAAGGAGATCACTTTCGGGTAATAGCTGACGCCAGAGGGGCTCAATGGAACGCGCTTGCCCGCTCGTGCCACAGGCAGACCCGCCTATAGGTGCTCCCCTGCGGTGGCGGGCTATATGGACTACTTGCTTATGGCGGGGATTGAACGGACAATTGCGGATTAACACGGATCAAATTATTTAAGGATTATTTTGAACAGCAATCCCGAGATACTGGACAGGTTCCTGGGGCATCTGGCCGTGGAGCGCGGTCTGGCCGGGAACAGCATCGAGGCCTACTCCCGGGACCTGCGCCGGTACCTGGATTCCCTGGAAATCCAGGGGATAACCGATCCCTCAAAAATTCTCCGCAGCCATATAGCCCAATTCCTTTCCCAACTGGCGGGATACGGGCTCTCTCCCGGCAGCCTGTCGCAGAATATTTCGGCGGTGAGGGGGTTTCACCGCTTTTTGGTCGGAGAGGGACTCTGCAAAACCGACCCCACCGAGAACCTGGATTCGCCCAAACTGGCCAAGAAGCTTCCCGATGTGCTGGACACCAATGAGATCGAATCCCTGATGTCCCAGCCGGACACCTCGGCACCGCTGGGCTTAAGGGACCGGGCCATGCTGGAGGTGATCTACGCCTGCGGCCTGCGGATCTCGGAACTGCTGGGCCTTAAAAGGTCCGATCTGGCCTTCGACCAGGGATACATCCGATGCTTCGGCAAGGGATCGAAGGAGCGGGTGGTGCCCATCGGTAAGACCGCCCGGCACTGGACCGAAAGATACCTGGAGGGCTCCCGCCCGGTATTGATCAAAAAGATCGCCACCGACGTGCTGTTCCTGAACAACCGGGGGAGGTCGATGTCCCGGATGGGTTTCTGGAAACTGCTGAAAGCCTATGCCCAGAAGGCCGGGATCAAGAAGCGGGTGCATCCCCATATTTTAAGGCACAGCTTTGCCACCCATCTGCTGGAGGGCGGGGCCGACCTGCGCTCGGTGCAGGAGATGCTGGGACATGCCGATATCTCCACCACCCAGATTTACACCCATGTGGACCGGGAGTATCTGAAGGAAGTGCACCGGCAGTTCCATCCCAGAGGATAATTTAATAAATAATATAAGGAGCATCCCATGCGTCAGATAATCAAAACCGACAAGGCCCCGGCGGCCATCGGGCCCTATTCCCAGGGCATCGAGTTCGACAGCAAACTGGTCTTCACCTCCGGGCAGATCCCGCTGGACCCCAAGACCGGCCAGCTGGTGGTGGGCGACATCAAGGTCCAGACCAGGCAGGTGCTGGAGAATCTGAAAGCGGTGCTGGAGGCCGGAGGATCCAACCTTAAAAAAGTGATCAAATGCACTGTGTTCCTGGCCGACATGAACGACTTCGCCGCCATGAATGAGGTTTATGGCGAATATTTCAACCAGGCCCCGCCGGCCCGCTCGGCCTTCCAGGTGGCCCGGCTTCCCAAGGACGCCAGGATCGAGATCGAAGCGATCGCGGAAATCTAATTAACCACAAAGACACAAAGGCACAAAAAGATCTGCTTGGTGTCTTAGTGCCTTGGTGGCAAAAAAGGCTCAACATGCTGAGAACCAAAGTCATCTTCAATCCCAAGGCCCACGGGGGCGAGGCGGCCGGGCATCTGGAACAGGTCAAGGCCCTGCTGAAGGCCGCCGGCGTCAACTTCGAGCTGTCGCTGACCGACCGGGAGGGCGACGCCCGGAAGCAGGCCCGGGAGGCGGTGGAGCGTGGTTTCAAGGTGATCGTGGCCTGCGGCGGGGACGGGGTGGCCGGCGAGGTGGCCGGGGCGCTGGTGGGCAGCCAGGCGGTGTTCGGAATGATCCCCCTGGGCTCGGGCGACGATCTGGCCAAATCGCTGAACATCGGCCGCGACATATCCCAGGCCGTCAGCCACATCAAGCAGCACCGCACCAGGATGATTGATGCCGGGGTGGTCAACGGCTGGTACTATTTCAATTCGCTGGGCATCGGGCTGGATGGCGAGGTGATTATAGAAAAGCAGAAGATCAGGGGACTGCGGGACCTGAAGCTATATCTGCTGGCCACCGTCAAAGCATTGATGCGCTACCAGGGCCAGCGGATCAGCCTGGATTTCGGGCTGGGCAAGGTCTGGGTGGAGGCTCTGCTGGTGGAGATCATGAACGGGCGGAGCGTGGGCGGCGGCTATATTTTGACGCCCCAGGCCGAGATAGACGACGGCTGGCTGGACCTGTGCATCATCCACAAGCTGACCTGGCTGGAGTTCTTCCGGCACGTGCCCAAGACCTTCCAGGGCAAGCATACCCATCTCAAGCAGATCGTGATGGGCCGGACCCAGAAGGTGGTGGTGGAATCGGAGCATACCATGGCCGCCCAGGTGGACGGCGAGCTGTGGCCCAAGAGGGAGAAGCGCTACGAGGTGTCGATACTGCCCAAGGCGGTGGAGGCCATCGTGGGGGATCATAAATGGTAAAATTATCTGTTAGGGATAAATTGACTGATATAAAAACCCATGAGGTTTACGGCTGGTGAAAGCACTTTCCCTTCTCTCCGGCGGGCTGGACAGCATCCTGGCCGCCCGGGTTGTCATGGAGCAAGGCATCGAGGTGATCGGGGTCTGCTTCGTCACCCCCTTCTTTGGGCCGGAGAATGCCCGGAAGGCGGCCAGGGCGCTGGGCATCAGACTCATCGAGCACGATTTCACCGAGGAGTACTTCGCCATGATGAAAAGCCCCCGTTACGGCTTCGGGGGAAACATGAACCCATGCATCGACTGCCACGGCCTGATGCTGAAGACCGCCCACGGTCTTTTGGAAAAATTCGACGCTTCATTCCTGATCACCGGAGAGGTGCTGGGCGAGCGGCCCATGTCCCAGACCCGTGGCGGTCTGAACGCGGTGCTTAAATTATCGGCCGACCGGGACCTGGTGCTGCGCCCCCTGTCCGCCAAGCTGTTGGAGCCCACCAAGCCGGAACGGGAGGGCTGGGTGGGCCGGGAGAAACTTTATGACTTTTCCGGCCGGGGCCGCAAGCGCCAGGAGGAGCTGGCCAAAAGCTTCGGGATAAAGGATTATCCCCAGCCGGCCGGGGGCTGCCTGCTGACCGAGGAAAAATATTCCCAGCGCCTGCAGGAGCTGATCTCCCACGAGGGGCTGAACCGTGATGATGCGGAACTTTTAAGCCTGGGCCGCCATTTCCGGCTGGGGGAGAAGGTCAAGATGATAGTGGGCCGCAACCGGTCGGAGAACCAGCGGCTTTTAGATCTGGCCGGAGGCCAGGATACTGTCATTCGTCCGGCGGAGAATATCAAAGGCCCGGTGGGGATCATCCGCGGTGAGATGTCCGAAGAAATAATGCAGACCGCCGGAAAGATACTGGCCAGATACTGCGATAAGCAGGAGGACCAGGCGGTGGGGATAAACATCTACCGCAACAAAGAAAAGGAAGGCCTCACAGTGATGAAGCCTCGGGAGGATTTTGTTTTGAAGTGGCAGATATGAAGATCAGAAGGATATTGTTCTGGGCGGCCGTGGTGGCGGTGATGTCCCATCAGCTGCCGGCCCAGGAAAAAAATGAGGGAAAGAAGCCCCACCGTTCGCCGCTGTTGTCGGTGTGTTTCTCGGCGGCCCTCCCCGGGGGTGGGCAGCTTTACACCCAGCAGTACCTGAAGGCGGCGATCTTTGCCGGAGGCCTGGGATACCTGGGATACTGCTACAACCGGGAGGATCAGGCGGCCATAGGGAATCCCATTCAGGACGATTACAATTACCATAACCAGCGGCGGCGCAATTACAAATGGTGGTTCATCGGCATCTGGACCCTGTCGCTGGCCGATGCCTACGTCGACGCCCACATGTTCAAGTTCGACCAACACAGCGAGCCGGAGCTGTCGCTGCAGGTGACGCCGGGGTCGGTGGCCCTGGTCAAGCGATTTTGAACGTTTTTTCAGGCGGGGTCTTGTATTAGATGCCAGGGGACTTTTCCCACGCTTGTCCGCGCGGGCCACAGGCGACCCGCCTATATGTACTCCCCTGCGGTGGCGGGCTATAGATGCTAACTTGATAATGGCGGGAAACACACCAAAAGCTCGAAAATTAACCGGGCAATATAAAAATCAGTAAGAACCTTAATGCCTTGGTGGCTAAAAAGCCGAATTAGAGATCTATGTTTTTGTGGTTTTACCTTTAATTAAAAAAGCGAATAATACTTGATCGTACGGATATGAACAAAGAATTCAAAAAAATAATCTGGCCGATCGTCTTTATCGCCCTGCTGGTGATATTGTCGTCATTCCTGCTTTACGGGCTGGCCCGGATGGAGGGCCAGGAGATCACCCTGCTGAAGAGCCTGTACATGGTGGCCATCACCATCTCCACCATCGGCTACGAGGACATGATCGGCACCCAGGGCAGCCGGCTGCTGACCGTGGTCAACATCGCCCTGATCTTCATCTACATGATCGGGGTGGCCTATGCGGTCTCCAACTTCACCGCCTTCCTGATAGAGGGCCGGCTGAACAAATTCTTCCAGTTGCGAAAATTACATAAGAGGGTAAAAAGAATGGACAAGCATTACATCATCTGCGGAGCCAAGGATATCGGGGTCTATGTGGCCCGCGAGCTCAAGGAGACCAAGCGGCCCTTCGTGGTGATCGACGAGAATCCCCACGTGCTGGATGCCATCCGCAAGGAGATCCCGGACGTGGTGGCGGTGGAGGGCGACCCCACCGATGATAATGTCCTGCTGGAGGCCGGGATCAAGAAGGCCCAGGCCCTGATCGCGGCCCTGGAGAGCGACAAGGAGAATCTCTACCTGGTGGTGGCGGCCAAGGACCTCAACAATGACATCAAGATCGCCTCGCGCTTCAACAACCCCGCCACCCGGCACAAATTCGTCAATGCCGGGGCCTCCTACCTGGTCTCCCCCAACATGATCGGCGGGATGCGGATCGCCTCGGAACTGGTCCGTCCGGTCACCGTGTCCTTCCTGGATACGATGCTGCGGAGTAAAAAGCACGATGCCATGCGGGTGGAGGAGTTCCAGGTGCCCGGGAATTCCGGCTTCATCGGCCGGACCCTGCTGGATGTGCACCAGGAGACCGGGGTGCTGGCGATCTCGGCCAAGCGTCCGGGCAGCGAGGATTACGATTACAATCCCGATCCCCTGATGAAGCTGGTGGCCGATATGGTTTTGATCTTCATTACCACGCCGGATAAGAGGATTCTGCTGGAGGAGAAGCTTTCCCGGTGAAATGCAATGCGCTTCAACCGCTTGGTGATGAATATTTTAAACCCCGGCAAAAGAATGGGAAAATGCACCGTTGGTTCCGGCTGGTTCAAATTCGGCGGCATAGAGAACTAGAGAATAACAGAACCCTAAATCCATTTAGCAGGTTACTAAAATGAGACAGTGGATAATCCTCCTGACCATTATTCTGTTTTTGTTGCCGCCGGGGCTTATCGCCCAGAAGGATTCGATCGCGGCAAAAGTGCCGGCCATGCAGGCAATGCCAGATTCCGCCGCCCCAAAGCCCGCCCCGGCTAGTGCCTCGGCAGGTGTGATCGATTCCAGCGATGAATATAATTTCCTGGAGTTGTATTATTACGGACCCGACTACCAAGGTATTTACGACGTGTACGACCCCTGGGACATCTATCCCGACCAGGAGGGCGATTCCCGGGAGCGGGATAACGACAGCCGGGACAGCCAGGAGCGGGATGCCAGGGAGGAGTGATGAGCCGTTAGGGCTTATAATATGCTCACCAGATTGTTCGGTTTCTATGCGGCCTTCAATAAAAAAGAAAGGCTGATATTCTGGCTGATCCTGCTGTCCTGCGTTTTCGACGGAATGACCCAGGGGGTGCTCCTGCTGCAGGAGACCATAGCCAAGAAAGCCCTGGCTGCCAGCGATTTGCAGATATCGGTCATCGGATTGCTGGCCAACGCCACCATGCTGCTGTCGCTGGTGGTCAGCTTTTTCTTCAGCAACCGCAGCAAGAAATGGATCCTGATCCCGGGGATGATATTGGGCCGGCTGATCTTCATCCTGGCCTTCCTGCTGGAAGGGGCCAACCTTTTCCTGTTATTGCTGTTCTTTTACTATTCCCTGTATGCCGTGCAGGGCCCCATAATAAATTCGTTCTATCAGAGGCACATCGCCCAGAAAAAGGGCCAGGTGTTCGGCCTGACCCGGATGGTGCTGATGGTCTTCTCCATGGCCACCTCCTTGATAGTGGGAAGCCTGCTGGATCTTTCCCCGCAGCTGTACAAGCCAATCCTGATGAGCATCGCCGTCACCGGGGGGATCACCTACCTGCTGTTCATCATCATAGACTCGCACATCGCCTACCGCCCGGAATCAAAATACCGGATGAGACGCACCGTCCGCGACCTGAAGGTAATGTTCAAGCGCACCGATTTTTTGATGTTCGAACTGGCTTTCATGACCTACGGGATGGCCTTCATGGTGATGGTTCCGGCGGTGCCGCTATTCATGCTTAATCAGCTGAAATTCAGCTATTCCCAAATGGCCCAGGCCAAGGGGGTGTTCGCCCAGATATTCATGTTGGCCCTGATGCCCCTGGCCGGGATGATATTCGACCGGATAAATCTGTGGAAGATAGCGGCCATCTCCTATGCCATCATGGTGGGATACCCCCTGCTGATGCTTCTCTCCA
This genomic interval carries:
- the xerD gene encoding site-specific tyrosine recombinase XerD, with the translated sequence MNSNPEILDRFLGHLAVERGLAGNSIEAYSRDLRRYLDSLEIQGITDPSKILRSHIAQFLSQLAGYGLSPGSLSQNISAVRGFHRFLVGEGLCKTDPTENLDSPKLAKKLPDVLDTNEIESLMSQPDTSAPLGLRDRAMLEVIYACGLRISELLGLKRSDLAFDQGYIRCFGKGSKERVVPIGKTARHWTERYLEGSRPVLIKKIATDVLFLNNRGRSMSRMGFWKLLKAYAQKAGIKKRVHPHILRHSFATHLLEGGADLRSVQEMLGHADISTTQIYTHVDREYLKEVHRQFHPRG
- a CDS encoding MFS transporter, yielding MLTRLFGFYAAFNKKERLIFWLILLSCVFDGMTQGVLLLQETIAKKALAASDLQISVIGLLANATMLLSLVVSFFFSNRSKKWILIPGMILGRLIFILAFLLEGANLFLLLLFFYYSLYAVQGPIINSFYQRHIAQKKGQVFGLTRMVLMVFSMATSLIVGSLLDLSPQLYKPILMSIAVTGGITYLLFIIIDSHIAYRPESKYRMRRTVRDLKVMFKRTDFLMFELAFMTYGMAFMVMVPAVPLFMLNQLKFSYSQMAQAKGVFAQIFMLALMPLAGMIFDRINLWKIAAISYAIMVGYPLLMLLSSLYQSRTLAYASLCFFSLGLTGVVMLWNLGSLHFAGSRDSLVYQGLHVTLTGVRGFLGPLLGYYLLSRVSYQADFILAMILFTGASGMSLYFKNKYSQASLKYGK
- a CDS encoding DUF5683 domain-containing protein; this translates as MKIRRILFWAAVVAVMSHQLPAQEKNEGKKPHRSPLLSVCFSAALPGGGQLYTQQYLKAAIFAGGLGYLGYCYNREDQAAIGNPIQDDYNYHNQRRRNYKWWFIGIWTLSLADAYVDAHMFKFDQHSEPELSLQVTPGSVALVKRF
- a CDS encoding diacylglycerol kinase family lipid kinase gives rise to the protein MLRTKVIFNPKAHGGEAAGHLEQVKALLKAAGVNFELSLTDREGDARKQAREAVERGFKVIVACGGDGVAGEVAGALVGSQAVFGMIPLGSGDDLAKSLNIGRDISQAVSHIKQHRTRMIDAGVVNGWYYFNSLGIGLDGEVIIEKQKIRGLRDLKLYLLATVKALMRYQGQRISLDFGLGKVWVEALLVEIMNGRSVGGGYILTPQAEIDDGWLDLCIIHKLTWLEFFRHVPKTFQGKHTHLKQIVMGRTQKVVVESEHTMAAQVDGELWPKREKRYEVSILPKAVEAIVGDHKW
- a CDS encoding potassium channel protein, with the protein product MNKEFKKIIWPIVFIALLVILSSFLLYGLARMEGQEITLLKSLYMVAITISTIGYEDMIGTQGSRLLTVVNIALIFIYMIGVAYAVSNFTAFLIEGRLNKFFQLRKLHKRVKRMDKHYIICGAKDIGVYVARELKETKRPFVVIDENPHVLDAIRKEIPDVVAVEGDPTDDNVLLEAGIKKAQALIAALESDKENLYLVVAAKDLNNDIKIASRFNNPATRHKFVNAGASYLVSPNMIGGMRIASELVRPVTVSFLDTMLRSKKHDAMRVEEFQVPGNSGFIGRTLLDVHQETGVLAISAKRPGSEDYDYNPDPLMKLVADMVLIFITTPDKRILLEEKLSR
- a CDS encoding tRNA 4-thiouridine(8) synthase ThiI gives rise to the protein MKALSLLSGGLDSILAARVVMEQGIEVIGVCFVTPFFGPENARKAARALGIRLIEHDFTEEYFAMMKSPRYGFGGNMNPCIDCHGLMLKTAHGLLEKFDASFLITGEVLGERPMSQTRGGLNAVLKLSADRDLVLRPLSAKLLEPTKPEREGWVGREKLYDFSGRGRKRQEELAKSFGIKDYPQPAGGCLLTEEKYSQRLQELISHEGLNRDDAELLSLGRHFRLGEKVKMIVGRNRSENQRLLDLAGGQDTVIRPAENIKGPVGIIRGEMSEEIMQTAGKILARYCDKQEDQAVGINIYRNKEKEGLTVMKPREDFVLKWQI
- a CDS encoding AMP-binding protein — translated: METYSNKHYPVREGLGLITIKGMLARSAGLYPYKTALQIRRGSDFYKVTYKDLKERTEQLASGLAQKGIKHGDKVAIIGENCPEWVESYIAVASLGAILVPLDTQLKAQEIRHILTDSEAVALIASNNFKEVTDEATGKLPSLKQTFSMNNLSSLYEPPEPKTLKRQVQLDDLAAVIYTSGTTGQSKGVMLSNRNIMSDVDGSYQVFDHDHHDNFISVLPLHHTFEATAGMLVPLYVGATITYAQSLKSRDIINDIRDSQATMMVGVPLLFEKMYQGVMRAVKEKPLLTRMAFSTSNGIVKSIKSLTGKKAGGKVFHSLREKAGMSSLRLLVSGGAALNVEVGKGFETLGFEIVQGYGLTESSPVLTINTVKNPDHASVGAPITCVELKILEPDANGIGEIAARGPNIMLGYYRNPKATEAVIRDGWLLTGDLGYIDQRGCLFITGRAKNLIVSAAGKNIYPEEIEAQLLASPYIAEVLVVGEKNPQTDREEVHAMIYPNYEAFDEYAARHKMTMDTAQIEKILKDEVKHQCGHLADYKRVKHFSVREEEFPKTTTRKIKRYLFVGKKVNV
- a CDS encoding RidA family protein: MRQIIKTDKAPAAIGPYSQGIEFDSKLVFTSGQIPLDPKTGQLVVGDIKVQTRQVLENLKAVLEAGGSNLKKVIKCTVFLADMNDFAAMNEVYGEYFNQAPPARSAFQVARLPKDARIEIEAIAEI